The Oxyura jamaicensis isolate SHBP4307 breed ruddy duck chromosome 15, BPBGC_Ojam_1.0, whole genome shotgun sequence nucleotide sequence GAGCCTGAGCTCGTTCGGCTGTGCtcgcggccgggccgggccgctcTCGGAGTCGGCCGACACCGCCAGAGCCCGAGTCCTTTCCAGGCCTTTCGCCCCGCTCGGAGAAGGCAAGCGCGGTACTATGGGAGCTGTAGTCCTGGGCGGCGGCCGCGCGGCACTATGGGAGCTGTAGTCCTGcgcggcggccgcggggcgccAGGCGCCGCGCTGTTGTGCCGTGGGGAAGTGTGGCGGCCGCCCGCGTCCCGCTACTGCTGGCATGGGGTCGTGCGGGAGGCACCCTCCTTGCCCGGCAGCGGTAAAGCCCTGGCCTCTCGAGGGAACGTGGAAACAGAGCCGCTTTTGTTCGCGAACTGCAGCCAGAACCGATGGGCCGGGGCGGGCCTCCCCGGGAGCAGCCAAATCCCAGTCAGATGAGGAGCTCAGCCGGCGGCTTTCCGTCAGCTCCGTGGTCTGTGGTTTCGGGGAAGAAGCTGGGGCTCTAGCTGGGAGCAACAGGAGGTATGACGCGGAAGCACAAGGTAACTGCCTGTCATTTTCCTTAGTAGCTGAAGTCTATAGCTAACTGGTGACTGAAGGTATGTTTTCTGCTCCgatgtaaatgaagaaattgaAAGTGGTATGAAATGTATTACTGGGGAAACTTGCTGTTGTGAGCTACTTAATTGCTGTCGTGGCTTCGTAAGACCTAATGAACGCTGGACATTTCCATCTTAAGAAAGTCGCAGACTGTTGCGAAGAATCCCATTGGCTAGAGGTGAACCcaaaattctttgttttcatacaaTAAAAGCTTCATCTCTTTGGCACCTTCTGTTCCTGTAGTGCAGTTCACTAAAATTTTGCAAAGGAAATCTAATTCAGCCCATGCTAAGAATGGAGTACCAGCCCCTACTGAGAGGGTCTAGCATGCGCAGCAAGGTAAGCAGAACATTCGTGGCCTTTGAAGATGGATCCTGCTGATAGTTTTTAGCTTTAACAGTGATTAATGATTGcgacattttcttattttcacatttactttTAGGTCATGATTAGGCTTGTAAAGTTTTGTATTGTCCTTAGACTGCAATCCGTGTCATAAAATGGAAACTgtaaaagcatgttttctgaTTCTTATGATCTTATATTGAATGttaaacagttttttatttgtggcatatttctaaaatgaagtAGAAGTGATAAGGCTGTTGTCCATGCTCTAAGAAGTCTGGGCTCAAACTCCAATGTGACACAACCTGTGATGGCTAATGAGCAGACTGTTttggacaggaagaaaaatggaggTGTCATAAAAACATATGATGTATGTTAATGATTCTGGGCTTGTGTGTCTCCCCTCTGcctgggcccccccccccccccccccgagctgtCTTCTCACTGTTTTAATGCttacaatacaatacaatgaTATAGTAGGAATACTTCTTGtaattgtaaaatataaataatttttaatgattcaTCTGAGTAGAGCTTGAAGTTCTTCACAAAAAGTTTTTAGCAGGTCAGGAACCTGAGGTGCAGGGAAATGAAGTGGCTTGTTCAGGTCCAATGAGTCGATGGCAGAGTTAGGAATTAAATCCCTGTGTTGCTGATAAAACTATGTCAGTGCTACTGTGTTTTTGTAGCTCTCAATGAGGATGAtgttatttcttgtgttttttttttttttttcaagacacaAAATTTATGAGTATGTTAATTCTCATATGGAGTTATTGTGTCTTTTACACCAAACACACAGTCCTAAAATTCTTTCGTAAAAACCAGACACCATGAGCAGCATGGTGTGTGCAAAAAGCATTCACGCAGTTCATAACTGTTACTGTTATGAAGTGGTTGTATATCCTACAGTTAATCTGAAAACTTGTTGTGACTCTGAAGAATACTAGTGATCATGGCCAAAGTcagcataaaatgtttttcctacTATAGATACCTGAGAACTTATGTCATTTTCTAACCAAATACTTTcactgcctgaaaaaaatatgtcctGATTTTTGTCCTGGGTATTATATGCATGTGAGCTCAAGGGTCTGTCTCTTTTCATACCCGACATTCTCTCGTTCTCTAGTTTCCCAGCTGGACCTTATTTCTGGCTGTTTGCGCTGTGGGAATTGGAGGGACCTTTCAATATGGATATAATGTTTCCATTATCAATGCACCCACCCAGGTAAAATATTGTCTGTTTTGCGGTAATGGAGGTATCCTGTCTAACCAAGAGGACAAATAAACTTTGACTGTGGTGGCACTGGGATCCAAATCAGTATGAAAGATTCCTGCTGATTTCCAGAAGGATTTTGCATGAATTTATGAATACCTCCTATCAGAGGTATTCTGTGTCAGACAAAAGTGCCAAAAATCCCATATAAATAGCTctgttaaaatctgttttagaaGGATTAACAGAATAAATAAGTTAAGTAACATTTTCTGGTTACAACAGTGACTAATTTAGGCCAGAATACTAAGGATAGTTACAGCAGTCCTTACTGAGAAAGGCCACCTTAGAGAGGCAAAAATGTTGCATCTGTAGTGTCTGAGTATCCATCATAGGTATTTTCACTACTCGTGAAATATGTAATATGCCAGAAATAGAGGGAGAGTCCAGGAATTTTGTTCATCTGTGAAGTCTTTGTTTGCTGACTAAGAACAGGAGCCTCTGAGTACAGATATGTGTCAGTTCAAGAGTTTCTAAAGGCAACTTTTAGGATATCAAACATGTACAATGACCGTTTAAAAGTTTTGACACATGAATACTAtaacaaaggaagaagaaaattagagtTGCAGAAGGGCATACATAGAATGCTATACTTATATCATcattcctttctgctgcagcatATTCACAGGTTCTTAAATGAAACCTGGATTAGTCGTTATCGCATGGAATTAAGTCCAGATTTGTTGACTTTTCTTTGGTCTGTCATTGCTTCTATATTTTCACTTGGAGGCCTGTGTGGAGCCCTTATTGGAGGCAGCATGGCAATTCGGCTAGGCAGGTGAGTTACACATAGGCAGGCAGACACagagcatgttttcttttcctaccttTTTACTGGGATGTAAAGGAAATCAATGGAAAGTGGGAGTGGGAAACAATGTACATTAGGTGactatacatatttttcacttcaaagaGCTTTCTAgcagaattttacattttattccaATGTGATTTAAAAGATGACCCAGATTTAAAGCTTTCCAGTCCAGTCTTTCCATTACATTTATTGAAATCTCAGCAAGAGTATGGAAGTACTGTATGAAAACACAGGTCCCACATGCACACATTTGATAGTAAGGACACGCTGTGAACTCTGTAACATTTCGTAAACATTCCACATAGATGCAGCATGAATGGACAAAACCACACTCCTGCTTTGTCAAGCATTTCCGTCTTgtgttatcacagaatcacagaattgcaggggttggaagggacctccagagatcatcaggtccaacccccctgccaaagcaggttccctagagcaggttgcccaggtaggcctccagatgggccttgaatttctccagagaaggagactccacaacctccctgggcagcctgttccagtgctccatcaccctcaccgtgaagaagttctttcgcatgttggtgcggaacttcctgtgctccattttgtggccattgcctcttgttctgtccccactgaaaagaggttggccaaatcccactgtctcccacacttaagatacttgtaaacattaataagatcccctctcagtcttctcaagGCCGAACAGGcacaggtctctcagcctttcctcataaggaAAATTATGTTTATAAACTTTATAAGGATATAAGTTATCTTTATGtttagactttatttttaattatgagtGAATAGTTGTATCAGATTTCCAGTGAATAGCATGTTTCATCACTACAGagcccatttttttccctattgacaaaaagtaaaatatttttaaaatcctgttatTGCtaatttctgtattgttttttcctcttcaggaaAGGAGCTCTTTTGATGAATAATATTATTGCAGTACTGGCTGCCATTTTAATGGGGATCAGTTTTCCTACTGGTTTGTTTGAGTTACTGATTGTTGGAAGATTTTTGATTGGTATAAATTCAGGTAAATGTTTTCCTATTCCTACTTTCAATAAACTCCAGTGAATAATAACTTATTGTTACTGGTGATTCTTTAAGTATTATAATACATCTTTGTACACTGCTTTGTAGATATGAtgataaaaatgttctgttgtTTACTATGGAATCTGAAGGCAGTTAAGttcaaagagaaatacaaataagTCCaattttctgcacattttggTTCAGTTActcttttcaaagcaaaatctaGAGACTAAAAAGACTAGTCCTGTAGTACTGACCTACCATGAAATGATCTGTTTGTAAAGGCATGGAGAACCGTATCTTTGGTGTGGTTGTAATAAGTTTGAATAAGGAAGTGTTTCATTAATGACTTCTCAGTATTATTCAATAAACAGACTATTGTAAAGGAATAAAGCGTTCTTGAGCACAAAAATCCAGGGTATGCACTGCATAGCATATGCTTtgtggaaaaaacaataaaggTACAATCTATTAATAGGAAAATGTTTCTCCATTTGCTTGCAGGTATTGGGATCTGTGTGCAACCTCTGTATATTGGGGAGGTTGCCCCAAAACATCTTAGAGGTGGCATGGCCATGGGTAGTTCCATCTTTCTGACTGGGGGGATTCTGACAGGACAAATAATTGGTTTGAGgttagaattttttttaaaatttttttctactgtgcaTTACTCACATTTAAATAATTCCAATACCCTGCAGCTCCCTTTAAAACAGTCATTGTAGCATTAGTGAATGACTTCATCCAGAACGTCTACCTGTAGGAAGATAACTGCTTTTATCTCCTCAGGGAATTATTCTCTGTGTAGGTGAGTCAAAGCAGAACAGCACCAGTTAAACAAGCACATTTATGCCAAGttcatatttttgcagtttcttgCTGGCGACAAAGaagtataaaataattcatacaaCAGGACTTGAGAACAAGTCTTTGAGAACAAGTTGAAGGCCTCTTAATTTTTATATTGTAGTACAGCTGCTGTTTTTGTCCCTTGTGAGATCAGATGAGGTTGCTAGGGACTTTATCCAGTATGTTCTTGAAAAAATCCAGGAATAGAGACTACATAACCTCAAGAAGAAAAGCCTCTTCCATGAAGTCTGCTAGAAACTTCCCCCTGCCCTAAGAGCTAGTACGCTGAGTAACAGCTACATTCTTATATTATctacattcttattttttctctcctctctgtccCACTACCAAAGCCCTTAAACTTTGTCCTTTTGTCCTTGTCCCTTTGTCTTTTGCCCTTTTGTCTTTATTGCCGCCTTCTAAATTAACTGATTTTGCTGGATACTTTAGGTTTGAATAAACTAGAATATAAACTTTAGACTGCATAACCTAAGgtcaatatttaaaatgcaatacaCTTTCTATTATAACAAATTCATATTGCCCGCAACACATCATCATGCAGATTCTAACTGTATCAATTTTAacaattcctttctttctatgTAAATACGCTTTCTCATTCAATCAACTTTAAATAGGATGCGGGATCAGATGACCTTCTGTGTTCCCTTCTATGGCAAGTTATTGtatgattttcaaaagcagacaGGAGTGTTGGTTCTGACCTTAAAGTGAAGTCCTTAAGTTCTTACTTTCCTGTATCACTAGAACACGCTGCTGCAACAAATCTGAAAGTAATGTTTGGAACCAACACAGCAATAAGCAGCACTAAAACAGTGTTGCTTATTTATTCCCAAGTGAAACCTGATTTCAGAGTGtgtggaaaatactttttgaacCTCCTTCTGTTGAGGTTCACAAGACAGGTAACTGGTTACAGGGAACAAACATCTTGCTTTCAGTAGTCTTCTGAACAGCCACCGATAGctaattacctttttttccttttttttttttccacacctcTTCCAGGGAATTATTAGGTGGAGAAATGTATTGGCCTCTTTTGCTATCCAGCAGCTCTTTTCCAGCATTTGCCCAACTTTTATTCCTGCCATGGTTTCCTGAAAGTCCCAGATATCTTCTTATTGACAGAGGTGATGAGCTGAGCTGTGCCAAAGGTAACTTACAGTGTATATACTTTCTCTGCATCCTTAAAAGGGTACAATGAGTATATTGGGTtccagattttccttttcttcttatcAACACAGCATAGTTACATTGCCTAGTACCGTTTGgcctatgtatttatttatttatttatttatttattaagcttTGAAGCGATTTCATGGCTCTTTGCAGTATCAAAGAGAGATGGAAGACATACAGCAGGAATGTTTTGCCTTAGATGGGGAGAAACCCAGGAAGCCCTGGCAACTATTCACTGATCGTGGTGTGAGATGGCAGCTCATTACTGTGATTGTCATGACTATGGGCCAGCAGCTCAGTGGGATAAATGCTGTAAGATCTCATACTTAAAAACAACTTAAGTAATTATTtaacttccatttatttttcaggcattttttaaaatgagggGCACATGTAGAGAATCTCAGAGAAATGGGATGAGAAAGAACACTTGtcttattcatatttattaaagtggaacacatttgtttcattttttttttcatttccatgtttttgGTATGTAAATTGCATTGAATAATGacttattttttgtgtttacatctttattcttctgaaaaagtaaataaaggtGGATCAGCTTATCCCATAATATGTAGCTTAAGAATGATGAAACATATTTAGTAAGTTGAAtaattatatttacttttatgaTAGTAATATATTTACCTAGATGCTAATTTAACAGGTTCTTCTTGCTGTTTAGATCATATTAAAAAGtcacaatataaaatatattcagcaATATGTTAGTATGAACTTGACTTTGTCTCCAACTAACAATTTATCTATTGGGAATGCTCaattcttttattcatttttcttttcttcctccttttgtaGATTTATTTCTATGCAACTTACATTTTTGAACAAGCTGGGATCTCAGCAGAAAAAATCCCGTATGTGACGCTTGGCACTGGAGCTTGTGAATGTCTCACAGCCCTCACCTGTGTATGTACCAATTTCTTCTACCTTCTTGCATGAAGAATAACAATGCTTGAAGAACAACTCTGGTAAATATGAGCTTGgtctaataataaaatattatgtcTTACCCATAGGGTTTACTGATCGACTACGTGGGAAGAAGATATCTTATCATTGGGGGATACCTCCTTATGATCCTTTGGAGCATTGTTTTAACATTCTCTCTGACTTACCAGGTGTAAAGAAGGACTCATAATTTATATTACATGATATGACTATAAGTGAGTGAAAATCTGTGACACTCAAAAGCAGCTGGTACATGAGAGCTGCATCGATTTAAGCATCAATGTAAAAAAATGACAACGGAAAGATTTGATTGATTCTCCCGCtatatttccataaaataagaaaaagctcTCAGATAAGATTTGATCCTGTACctgttttaaaattgaaacCGGGTTTAatggtgaggggaaaaaaaaagcaatgacaaaatAGTGTTTATTCTatcttttaaagtaattttaggATTAAATACTAGATAGTGATGGTATTAGGCATCAGAGTCCACTTCACTTAactgtaaagcaaaataaaaatattgtaaggTTGCTGAAATTCAAAAGATGCTTAAATCCATTAAATGTAAATTCACAAAAACAATGTAAACTCAAGATATTCATTGTACCTAAAATTAACCATATGAAGACAACATCCTGCCTCACGTTTGGATGTGGTATAACAGATGCATTGTTAATTGTTCTATATACTGTATCAGCTCAAATAAGGTAGTCCCACAAATCTCCTGAAATTAATGTTTAGAGGAAATCTGTCTTGTGCAGACCGTACTATTTACCATGCAATGTTAAGGGCCCCATTGTTACCTTTAGATAATCCAAGCAAGGTGATGCAAGTGTAGCAAGCAACTCAATTCACTCAGTATCTGGTTGCCTGCTAAATCCTTATCTGACAAAGGGAGAATTAGAGCTGCAGTCCTTTCTCTGTCTACCCCCTCAATTTCAGGATCTGGctttaaacaggaaaatcttGCACAGTCACATTTCAGGTCTGATGAGGGACAGTACGGTTAAGGGCTACACAGATTAGCAAGCAGGCCACAGAAGAAGCACCTATGGTAATTTCTGAGGTTGGTGTAAATTAATCTGctaggacaggaaaaaaaaaaaaaaaaaaggcaggttgTAGTCAGAGGCCTagatttaatcattttattgtAACTTTTGTAAATTTCTGGGTTTGCTTTTGAATAATGACATTTCAAGCTTAGGTTTGGACTATCTAACACACCTAGTTTCATATGCACGTATTTAGTAATCCTAGCATTTCTTTGCTGCATTGTTGAACTTATGTATTCATAATGtatgagaaaaatctgtttacGCTATGAAAGTGCTTAGTAATGATCCTATGAGTTATCTAATCATTATAAAATACCAgaataaacactgaaaattgtGACTTTTTATATTTGTGTACATTTTTAGTCTTAGAGGACTAATTATAAATCTCGACAGAAGTACTAGACACAACTTagtaaaaattgtaaaaattgaaatgaacAATACTGACTTTCTCTGAATCAGTACTGTTAATTGCCTTAAGCAGCCATGAATGACTTCGTCTTAgttgaaataaaatagctgAGAGATATGTAACTGTTAAGCTCAATTTTAAAACTGGATTATcaaaatttaaactaaaatttcattattatttttttccgtTCCAGGAACTGTACTCATGGGTGCCTTATGTGAGCATGACATCTATATTTGCCTTCATACTGAGCTTTGGGTTGGGACCAGGTATCACCCAGTAAAGAATGTTTCAAAGTGCTGAACTGTGTCTTGGAGTGTGGAGGGAGAAatgtctgcagctctgctgtgttaAGCCAAGCAGTAGCTATTTACTGTATGGCTGCTGATGCTCTCTGGTTAAGGAATGCAAGTGAGGCAGTCTTAGCAAAATGGTATCGTTTCAGTCTATATAGCCTGAAACTGAGACTTACAGTGCATTCTTGTCAGGGCCAGCTACACATGAGACAGGAGTCTTAGTTCTGGCCATTAATTCAGTCATGTCATACAAgaagcaagggaaaaagaacattATGCTTTTTAAAGGGATTCTTGCTCCTTGGCAGTCGTGCTGAAAAAGGACTAATTCTTAGAAGAATGCTTACTATGTGGGCAGTAGATTCAGAAAGGTGCTGTTAAgaatactttatttattattaacaatAGAATGGGATCAACTAGTGGCATATTGAAAAGCAACTCAATTTTTCTGGCATCAGAAGTACTTTGCACACATTTACAATAACCTGTTCTGTTTCCGAAACTCATTCGCCCCCAGGTGGCATAACAAATACCCTGACAGCTGAATTATTTATACAGTCTTCACGTCCTGCTGCTTACATGATAGGAGGGACTATTAGTTGGATTAGTTTCTTCACAATTGGAATGCTCTTTCCCTTTATAGTGGTAAGTTTGCATAACACATTTTCCTAATTGCCTAACCTCCCACTATCTCCTGTCCCAGGTTCCatcaaactgctttttttcaaTACAATAACTCCTATAAGATAAATACAAACCCTCATCTGAGCCTAACTAGATTTAGTCCCTCTTAAaggtattgttttatttttgtatgttaatATGTAAAATtgttaagttaaaaaaaaaaaatgcatgaaaggtttggattaaaaaacaagaaacagaaggTATCAAAACTAGAAAAATGTAAGCATATACTGAgattcaaataaaacatttcttgatAGTTCCCTGTGGTTTTATGTCAGAGTAGAAATAGTACTTGGGGCTAATGGTTTGTATCTTCTTTGAGAGCCCACTAAACTTACATACAGAGAATTCTGTGATCAGAAAAATTGTTAGGAAAAAACATATAGACTTTTATTTCTAGACTAACATTTTGGTTTAGCACTTAAGAGCAAAACATGCATGAAGAGCATGCAGCAGAGTATCTGTCTCAACTGGataatcttttcttctctgcttctgaacaagaggtatttatttttcatataggGCACTACAAATTTTCATtcataaaaaatgttatgaacCTAAAATATTAGCTAAATGTTACCAACTTAAAATATCTAAAttcatgaaaattttattttagcaaatgcTGACTTGCCATTACATTATACATGATTAATATAATGTATggtttgattttattaaaaataatgttattgcACACTAATTCTGTGCATGCATTAACACATGCATGTTTAAACAGTTTAAGTCTCTGGGTGGTAGTGTAAGGGAATAatggaaacaaagcattttgttttccaaccCCCCCCATCATACTTGAAATGTGTTGCaatcaaataaatacaatttattttcagaaaggacTGAAGCAGTATTGTTTTCTGGTGTTCTTACTGGAGTGTTCCTTAGTTGCTGCTTTCATCTTCCTTGTAATTCCTGAGACAAAAAACAAGTCTTTTCTGGAAATCAAAAAGGAATTTCACAAACttaattttggaggaaaaaacaaagaaaaggaaacagaacttTATGAAAGAAGACAACTCCATGATGAATTTTAAATCTGTGTAATTCCACAGCTGTTATAAAACTACTTCAATGAGAATTATGAGTGCTGTCCTCTAAATTAGTGATGCAATGTGATGACCAAGTAGTTTATTACTTCCTCATGTATATTTATAGGAAGCTTAATTAAAAGGCGAGTTAATCTTTCTGATACGCTGTTAAAACAGATACTGATGAAGTGCTATTAAAACATTATATACGAAGACTCAATGTTTAGTTACAACTTGATGTTGTAAGAAATGCTGGTGGAGGTTGATAAATGAATCCCACtctcccctgcctccagcagacTTCGTCAGACAGGCAATACAAATCAGTagctgttcttttatttctaataccCCTCTTCAAATTCACTTATCAAGCATATGTTAATGCTTTGCTGAATAAAGCATACCTAGTATTCTGAGGCATTAGAACCCAAACATGAGCTTCTGTGAAACTAATATTTGAAGAATTCTAGTCAATTTATTAACTTGAGGTATTTagttgctgtttttcatttaaataatttatttgaaagatttaaGGAGATTCCtcctctagtcctattgctGTAACTGTAAAAAGACACAGGCATTCTATATCAAAGAAGTAAAGGCGGGAGAGCACCTAAGTGaatttttcttatattaagTAGTAATGATGTTTATTATgaatgtttgtttcttaaagggtaataataaaagtttctgGCACTTgagtgggtttttgtttttttttcccccctcccaaCGCAGGGggaaaaattaacattttcagctGTGCAACAGTGTAAAAGCCCTTCTAGTTTTTGAAGGTCATTTCCTGTTAGATTAAATTCAACAacacaaaaagcacaaagtAGAAAAGAAGATAgatgatttaaatatatatatatatatatttcacctTTGAAGATTTTTCCAAGATGGTTGGCTAGAACACGTACAATGAGACTAAGAGAGAGCTTGAAGGGCCTGCTGAATGAGCTTTCTGTTTAACCTTCATTATTTCATGAAGGACTTTTCCTCAACTTAAAATAAACTCTTCACATTTTAATAatcaaaagaaatcttaattGTATACTTTGTTTAAGTGTCtctctctgaaaataatttctatactTGTAATTCTGCTAGGACAGTAGTGTTAACTTACTCAATTACAGTTTTTCTGGCTGTAAACATGTCCTGCTTCCATCTGTACTTTTTTGTGCTACAGTAAGCACtgaatttcttctctgtcttccttctctcagaattaaaacttttaagaaaaatttaGAAGTCAAACaccatttttctgattttggtTACTAAATGAGatgtttaattgaaaataactttaattctTAATGGTAAAGGAGGCAGTATCAGGAAGGCATCTTCTTGTTCTTTAGTTTATCCTCTAagtttgcaaaatatttcattttggctAGAAGCTTCTTAGCTTCTTGAAGAtcatctgaaatgaaataaaaaattactaaTTTACAGAAGGAGGActgacttttcattttcaaaatggatCTCAAGATTTCATTGACAGCAATTGTTTCAGAACTAAGAACTGCAAAAGCTGTGAGAACCCATATACTATTAAAAACATGGTGTCTGTTTATTTCCATCTTCTAAGGTTTTGTAAAGATGTTCCACAAAATATGTAAGAATATACAactgagaaaggaaatgtgaCTTTTCTGTAAAGTGGCTATAGTATTAATGTAGTCACTGAGGAATTTTAAGTATATAGATCATACAGACATTTCGGAAACGGGGGAATGTATATAATTAGACCAACTACCAtcactgaaaaatgcaagatTCATAGCACTCTGATACAAACAAGGGCAATTCCAAACTGATACTGAAACAATTGTTATTTAACTGAACGAGTAATTGGCGGGGAAAGATGGTTTATCACCTACTGACAAGGATAGATAAAGTCCTTAAATCTCACAGAACAAAGAATGGCATGTTATGAAGTTACAATTCTTCACGTACAGGCCTAGCTGCTACTACTTTTCATTTGATGTTTTACAATGCAGCACACACTACATAAACCAACAGTAAAAGAACTCTGAGACCTAGGAGAGAAAGTCTTCTTCCCAGTGTAAAAATCTTGTCTGAAATGATTCAAGCTCCTGTCGATTAATTGGTTGTGGAATGAAGTTTTGTTGATTGTTGTGCAGGAAGGCCCTAATACCTTAGACTAAATGGGGCATCACATCTTGTCTTGCTATACGGCTTCAGTGCTAGGCAGTCTGGACTTccactgcaaagaaaagcatcGACTATTTTGCTGACAGCTTCAAGTCTACAGAAAAAGATCTCCCCAAATTCAAGTTTGAAACATCAAATAGGCCATAAATTTGAATAAGAAAAGAGTCT carries:
- the LOC118174933 gene encoding solute carrier family 2, facilitated glucose transporter member 11-like isoform X2, whose amino-acid sequence is MGRGGPPREQPNPSQFPSWTLFLAVCAVGIGGTFQYGYNVSIINAPTQHIHRFLNETWISRYRMELSPDLLTFLWSVIASIFSLGGLCGALIGGSMAIRLGRKGALLMNNIIAVLAAILMGISFPTGLFELLIVGRFLIGINSGIGICVQPLYIGEVAPKHLRGGMAMGSSIFLTGGILTGQIIGLRELLGGEMYWPLLLSSSSFPAFAQLLFLPWFPESPRYLLIDRGDELSCAKALKRFHGSLQYQREMEDIQQECFALDGEKPRKPWQLFTDRGVRWQLITVIVMTMGQQLSGINAIYFYATYIFEQAGISAEKIPYVTLGTGACECLTALTCGLLIDYVGRRYLIIGGYLLMILWSIVLTFSLTYQELYSWVPYVSMTSIFAFILSFGLGPGGITNTLTAELFIQSSRPAAYMIGGTISWISFFTIGMLFPFIVKGLKQYCFLVFLLECSLVAAFIFLVIPETKNKSFLEIKKEFHKLNFGGKNKEKETELYERRQLHDEF
- the LOC118174933 gene encoding solute carrier family 2, facilitated glucose transporter member 11-like isoform X4; this encodes MTRKHKFPSWTLFLAVCAVGIGGTFQYGYNVSIINAPTQHIHRFLNETWISRYRMELSPDLLTFLWSVIASIFSLGGLCGALIGGSMAIRLGRKGALLMNNIIAVLAAILMGISFPTGLFELLIVGRFLIGINSGIGICVQPLYIGEVAPKHLRGGMAMGSSIFLTGGILTGQIIGLRELLGGEMYWPLLLSSSSFPAFAQLLFLPWFPESPRYLLIDRGDELSCAKALKRFHGSLQYQREMEDIQQECFALDGEKPRKPWQLFTDRGVRWQLITVIVMTMGQQLSGINAIYFYATYIFEQAGISAEKIPYVTLGTGACECLTALTCGLLIDYVGRRYLIIGGYLLMILWSIVLTFSLTYQELYSWVPYVSMTSIFAFILSFGLGPGGITNTLTAELFIQSSRPAAYMIGGTISWISFFTIGMLFPFIVKGLKQYCFLVFLLECSLVAAFIFLVIPETKNKSFLEIKKEFHKLNFGGKNKEKETELYERRQLHDEF
- the LOC118174933 gene encoding solute carrier family 2, facilitated glucose transporter member 11-like isoform X1: MLRMEYQPLLRGSSMRSKFPSWTLFLAVCAVGIGGTFQYGYNVSIINAPTQHIHRFLNETWISRYRMELSPDLLTFLWSVIASIFSLGGLCGALIGGSMAIRLGRKGALLMNNIIAVLAAILMGISFPTGLFELLIVGRFLIGINSGIGICVQPLYIGEVAPKHLRGGMAMGSSIFLTGGILTGQIIGLRELLGGEMYWPLLLSSSSFPAFAQLLFLPWFPESPRYLLIDRGDELSCAKALKRFHGSLQYQREMEDIQQECFALDGEKPRKPWQLFTDRGVRWQLITVIVMTMGQQLSGINAIYFYATYIFEQAGISAEKIPYVTLGTGACECLTALTCGLLIDYVGRRYLIIGGYLLMILWSIVLTFSLTYQELYSWVPYVSMTSIFAFILSFGLGPGGITNTLTAELFIQSSRPAAYMIGGTISWISFFTIGMLFPFIVKGLKQYCFLVFLLECSLVAAFIFLVIPETKNKSFLEIKKEFHKLNFGGKNKEKETELYERRQLHDEF
- the LOC118174933 gene encoding solute carrier family 2, facilitated glucose transporter member 11-like isoform X5, yielding MDIMFPLSMHPPRKGALLMNNIIAVLAAILMGISFPTGLFELLIVGRFLIGINSGIGICVQPLYIGEVAPKHLRGGMAMGSSIFLTGGILTGQIIGLRELLGGEMYWPLLLSSSSFPAFAQLLFLPWFPESPRYLLIDRGDELSCAKALKRFHGSLQYQREMEDIQQECFALDGEKPRKPWQLFTDRGVRWQLITVIVMTMGQQLSGINAIYFYATYIFEQAGISAEKIPYVTLGTGACECLTALTCGLLIDYVGRRYLIIGGYLLMILWSIVLTFSLTYQELYSWVPYVSMTSIFAFILSFGLGPGGITNTLTAELFIQSSRPAAYMIGGTISWISFFTIGMLFPFIVKGLKQYCFLVFLLECSLVAAFIFLVIPETKNKSFLEIKKEFHKLNFGGKNKEKETELYERRQLHDEF